The Streptomyces tendae genome has a window encoding:
- a CDS encoding MarP family serine protease: MDLLDILLMLVVLAYAASGYRRGLVAGCVSLAGFVGGAVVGVWILPWVMDLVTPGTTRATVAAVFTVLLPAVVGHELAGRLGLRLRRELDRGPLRVADGVGGAAANAVAVLIVAWVAASVLGASSSPLITSAIRDSRLLGAVQDAMPDTTPAWFSRATSALTEAGFPQVFNPFENESTAEVAAPSGDNVTAAATRAAQRSTVKVEGVAGTQGREGSGFVYAREHVMTNAHVVAGIDEPTVRVGGVGRTYEARVVLFDPRKDVAVLHVPDLRAPVLAFDDDAERGEAAVVAGYPQDGDLNLQAATVAARVQARGQNIYSDGPVTREIYSIRSTVRPGNSGGPLLTTDGRVFGVVFARSTSDAETGYVLTADEVADEAARAAEATTPVDTGQPVTS; this comes from the coding sequence GTGGATCTGCTCGACATCCTGCTGATGCTGGTCGTCCTGGCCTACGCGGCGTCCGGTTACCGGCGCGGACTGGTGGCCGGCTGCGTGTCGCTGGCCGGCTTCGTGGGCGGCGCGGTCGTCGGCGTGTGGATCCTGCCGTGGGTGATGGACCTGGTGACGCCGGGGACGACGCGGGCGACGGTGGCGGCCGTGTTCACGGTGCTGCTGCCGGCCGTGGTGGGGCACGAACTGGCGGGGCGGCTCGGGCTGCGGCTGCGCCGTGAGCTGGACCGGGGCCCGCTGCGGGTGGCGGACGGGGTCGGCGGGGCGGCGGCCAACGCGGTGGCGGTGCTGATCGTGGCGTGGGTGGCGGCGAGTGTGCTGGGCGCGTCCTCGTCACCGCTGATCACCTCGGCGATCCGGGACTCCCGGCTGCTGGGCGCGGTGCAGGACGCGATGCCGGACACCACCCCGGCCTGGTTCTCCCGGGCCACCTCGGCGCTGACCGAGGCGGGCTTCCCGCAGGTGTTCAACCCGTTCGAGAACGAGTCGACCGCCGAGGTCGCCGCGCCGTCCGGGGACAACGTCACCGCGGCCGCGACCCGGGCCGCGCAGCGCAGCACCGTGAAGGTCGAGGGGGTGGCCGGCACGCAGGGGCGCGAGGGCAGCGGGTTCGTGTACGCGCGGGAGCACGTGATGACCAACGCGCACGTGGTCGCCGGCATCGACGAACCCACCGTGCGCGTCGGCGGCGTCGGGCGGACGTACGAGGCGCGGGTGGTGCTGTTCGACCCCCGGAAGGACGTGGCCGTGCTGCACGTGCCGGACCTGCGGGCGCCGGTTTTGGCCTTCGACGACGACGCCGAGCGGGGCGAGGCGGCGGTGGTGGCGGGCTATCCGCAGGACGGCGACCTGAACCTGCAGGCGGCGACGGTCGCGGCGCGGGTGCAGGCCCGCGGGCAGAACATCTACAGCGACGGCCCGGTCACCCGGGAGATCTACTCGATCCGCTCCACGGTCCGTCCGGGCAACTCCGGCGGGCCGCTGCTGACCACCGACGGCCGGGTGTTCGGCGTGGTGTTCGCGCGGTCCACCTCGGACGCCGAGACGGGGTACGTGCTGACGGCGGACGAGGTGGCGGACGAGGCCGCGCGGGCGGCGGAGGCGACCACGCCGGTGGACACGGGGCAGCCGGTGACGTCGTAG